In the genome of Primulina tabacum isolate GXHZ01 chromosome 13, ASM2559414v2, whole genome shotgun sequence, the window ttaattagaataattatttaaatatatatcgaACATGTTGTTAAAAGGCATGTATCCTAAAGATATACTACAGCTAGACAAAGTTTCCAACCTATATATCATATTTAGATATCATACGAGGCTTAGAATAAAattgaattaagaaaatgtggtATTTAAATCTTggaataataattaaaatgagGTTCATAAATGGAACTTTCACAAATCACAAATCACAAAATATAAAagaataccaaagaaattaaacaacagagtaTTTTACCAATGTAgaaacataaattcataaaaaaaaacaccCATAAACGTTATCTCTCGACTAAGCATGCCGAATGGCTACAAcatcaatttattattttctggTTAAACTCGAACTTTGTATTTATCATTTTCTAGTTCATCTATTACCTTATGTTTTAACCAGAAACCTTTATATTAAATCaaaattccaaaactcaaataaatcttttatcatctaattaaaatttcaagttacaaataaatatagatcatgtcatattaaGGTAATGATTTAACACGTATAATTTAGCTTGTCATTcaatataatttatgaaatacataaaatataaacaatgaATAAAAACAGATAATAAATCAATAAAGCAAACTTACAAGTTTGTAACAAGAACTTGaagcttttaaattaatctcttTAAGAAAGGTTGTTTACAAACGGGAAATAGAGGGAAGCAAATTCGACCATGTTTTTCTAAGAGCACAATACAAACTATAAATAAAAGGAATAATCGAACATGAAACATCGGATTccaactaaaaaataaaaagtatataaaataaatagttaaatAGTGCAatactttataaaaataaatagtgACAAGGTCACCAAAATCAAAGATTCTGACATCTTTTGTCGTTGTTCATTATCTTCATGAGTCGTCTGCAATATTGTCCTTCAATGAATTcttcaatttttcaaaaatattatcaatATTGAAGCATTTTGGAATATCTTCCTCTGGATCTTGGACATCATGCATATTTATTAGATGAATGAATTGATTGTCACTTAATTCAGATGTCATTGATTTATCAGATTTAGTATCTGAACATTCATTATTCTTATAAAGATCTTTTTCATCTCTTCAATGTATACAtcgatcattttttctttggaatatatttcagaatatttctaAGTGAGGATCTTGAAAGGACTCAAAgattctttttccttttcttgttgcATTGCATAATCTTTTTGATataaaagaattttttcttccatttgttGAATTGCTTTAAAGACATAAGACTTTCCTGTTTCAGGATCATCTCGTAATAATTTTTCCTAAAATTTTGTAGGACTAACCCTCCGTATGCAGGAAATTCTTTCATCAGTATGACCAAATTCAGGCCTCCATCTCCATATCCATGGaattccaaattccatgaagAATAGATATAAAGTCTTTCCATCAATCCAAGattctgaaaataattttttaatacttgaaaaaacatttaacTAAGTATTCattggttttataaaaacctctaGCAAAATTTTTGCTCATGGTCCGAATATTTTCCACCAAGTCATAAACCAGTTAGGAATTGAATAGTGAACAACATTTTCACATATTTTCAGAAACCAactatgttttcttttttcattttcaagttttattaaaactcttaatgtaatcccaaaaattgaatttaaaattcatttgaTGATTTTGAGAATAAATTCTTTCTCAACAAGTGGAGATATACCAcatttttcaatatatataatcttctttataataaattttggaagttataacttcctttttGGTTGAGTATTACTATAAAAGTGAGTTATTTTAACACTTTTAGTGGATAAtagaatattttaataaaatcatcaCTGTTTATAAGAACCATATATGTATGATATATTAGTTAAATATatttccatgatagtccataGAGTTTTTTCCTATTGAgaatctttttcttctataaaaaGTATGAGATCACGATATTTAGTCTCTGTATATAAGGTTGaatcatttttttcttctttaataatattagcatatgatgctgaagaagtatcataattatatttatgtttatttttcaagaatttttgaaattcctcatataaaaaattatcaatatccaTAGTATTACTGGATGAAGAACTGGTAATGTTCTAGGCTATTAGCCTCTGCGTACCATACTGTGCAATTATATTAGGGTGTTTTCTCCTACCACCCCTTCTTAAGACCCTCAAAAACCCTCGACCAGTTGCTGGAAATTTCAGCCCTTCTCAAGATTCAAATCCCTAGTTCACCTAGCCTCTCAAAACTAGACCCTAGACCCAAACCAACGTGACCAGCTCATAGATCACTATCCTAAGGTCGAGATCAAGCAGTGGACTCCCTCGTGGACCAACCTCACTCACATCTACAGCCCCTTCCCATCAGATCGCTCGGCTTCACCAAGAAATAACCTAACTAACCATTCAACCTTCCCATCGACCTCACTCTTGCGACCATCAGCTCATGGCCCCTTCTCAGCCTTGAGActgacccaccagggtctgatcTACGGCTAGAACCAAGCCATGCATTGCTGCTCCCATCCCTGTCACCCGATCTAGCCATATCGAGCCTTAAACCTAGACCAAACCCCTCGGCCCTTGCATGTTTCGATCCTCAAAGCCGATCTTCACTCCTAGACGTCTTCCAACATAATGAACACCGCCCCTACACCGAGATTTAGCAGCCCCCTTATACACACAAGCAAGAAATCTTAATCCTCATGTCAagaatatgcatgattttgtttCAAAATCGTGTAAAACCAATGCACAATGATAAATCTGATATGtattatgcataaacataaaaatacaCATTATGCTATAAAATAGTCtcatcaagcccaaaaacactctcgtaaaatatttcatttaagtacatttttgaaaatattgtctgaaCCCTCAGAAAGTCCCCCGACTTGCTAAAATTTGTATATCGATTTAAAATATGACCCGGTGAGTAAAAATACCCTACAaagctcattttcaaaaatcacccttaattacaccatattaaataattaaaaataattatttaataactttTTTTTGTCCCCGCTCTCTGTACCttgttcgagcgtgaaatactaCTAAAAGCCCTAATACATGAAATAAAACACATGTTCATGTCATGATCATGCATTTAATGAGgtaaaaataatcaaacataTGTTTCAATAAAAACTTTATATTGGACCTTACATATTATAATTAGAATCAGAATCCTGATTGAAatctattattattttaaataatgtttctttgaTATACTcatctatatttaatttattaatttttgttttagccCAAAATTGATTGGCATAATGTCCAGGCTTTTTACGTTTTctacaaataaaaaatttatttttatctttataTATTTCTGCTTTCTGTAAttcacatatttatttttttttcatttttctatCTTTTTGTGtatcagacaaatgtcttttctttctataaaatttttcttctttatcttttattttcttttttaccTTTGTTAGGTAAATCCATCTCAAATTGATTGCAAAACTttctaattgttttttctcaagtagattctgtcttttaatttgattattcaAGTTTAATTCATTAGAAAGAGCTAAACCCTCTTGTATGTAAGTACTTATTAACTTAACATAAGTATAAATTTAATATGGAATATATAtttcatcttttcttaatatttttctGATTCTTTCAGTAAAAAGAAAAGGTAAAACATCTATGAATTAACTTTTCAAAGACTATTATTACAGTCTGATATatcatatatacgagataaaaatgtatctttataccatctaaaatcagcaAGAGTTTTGCATTTaaattacttaataaagtacgaatttGTTCACTATTATAAGTGAATCTACCAGTAAAATATTCAATCATTGTCattattaaagaatagactgcattttttatttgaatgttGCTTTCAacttttattgaatttaaaaaataatctttataagattgatttaaatgactatcccaccaacctttaagttaGCCACTAAAACATGTTGTAATCATtatagcaatatttttatcattattttctgaatttttacacacagtactatatATAAGCATTCTGTAAGcaatattataaatttgtttatcactaaaacatcaatattgcattcataaatactttttcCATTACAACTATTAGAGAAATACGTTCTTGTTCTTCGAAAAGAACATCTATGTGAGTAGGTCTATCATAATAATATTTGGTTTGGAAGGTTTATCTGtccatttattttattaatttcttcatcagaagaatttttattattttatcagaaacagaaattttaaatttaaaatcttttatttctggAGGGGATTGGATAGAAAAAGATGCGATAGAAACAATAGTAGTTTCTTACTTAGTTTGTCTATGAACATCAGGTTTAATCTGATTGATTGTCATAGTAATTTTATATATGCGATCTTTAAGAGAAATAATTTCTTTTCCTATTATTGTAAGATACagatttgtatatatatttttcaagtatttgattaatatttttaacagttATATGCAACATATCattatcaaataattttgaaaaatcagtaaaatttaaaactttattatttttttatataataaaagattgttaaGGATGATAAAAAGATTTTTGACTCTGTCCggaagaaagtttataatttctttcaagaacagaaatataatctataataaatgttttaaaaaatcaaggaacaaaatgtattaatttattttgacattcacaaaacttaaaaaattttataacaatataatcaaattcTTCGTCagataaacttttaaaatatcattctATGAAAGATTCCCATTTGAGTTGATAAAATTCTGCATTAATCATCGCTCTAGCACGtgatcctttagtaaaatcaatttttgattttttttatccattaaatagtaaaattcatttctgaaactgtGTCAGTTTCCCTGactttttgaaaattattttgatgaactttattattttgattaatgTTTAAATCTTCTACTGTATCCTTTATAGAAGATTCCGTGTCTTCTCTTATttgagaagtagaagctctagaaATTTGTGAAATATCTACCAAATAATCCAAaggtgaaataaaagaatgattaAATCTTGATCTAACATTAATAGAAGATAataataatcttctttgttcattattgaactttatttgaacagatctttaattaatttgtataacttgttgtaaatccttATTTATTGTAAGATTTCTAGGAACatcttgttcaattatccagttttctggaaattcaatttcttctcATTTAATAGATCTACgagttgtaatattagatctattgAAATTAGTTTCTAcaagaatagtttcatttagttttttttatctattcttttacatATAGGATTTAATGTGAATcatggtttataataaatacgataacataTATAACACATGACTTATGTACCATGAGTACAATTATAACCACGagtttaacatttaatgttaaagaatctaatatatttatatcatacaagaataaagataaattaggataaacatcaaaatatactggactATGAGCCAGACTAGATGAATGATTCCCATAAAAGATTGTTtccaatttaaatttatatcatCTCTTAAAGTTGCTATAAACTTTTCTGATAAACATTCTAAAGTTAAAGTTCTAAAAACTATTTCTATTAATCCAATATGaataaatctataatttttcCTATGAGATAAGatatctttattgtttaataatttaataacaaTTTCTTCATTAGAAGAAGTACTGATaattctgtagttttaactacttgtttGAAACCAATTCAAGATTCAtaatttataaatcattttaggTTCTATCTTAAGAATActccatttatttaataaatataaattatctgATAAATCATATTCTTTATTTAAACTATTTtgattagttttttttattccaaaaatatttattgaataaaagtgctaaatcataaatcgaaactatTTTATGGCTCTGATATCATACGTGAACCAGTATTTCTCAGTGTTATGATCCGTGACCTatcttaatgaataaaaaaattcttaaataattaattaatatattagaagaaattttACGCGTCTTTTGGCGTGTGGAGAACGTTTTCCTGACGTTGAAAACGCGTCTTTTATTGTTTCCTCGATAAGTACACGCGACTACGCATTGTTTGAAGCCCTCTTGCGGAAGAATCTGGAGAGGAGCTCAAATTCGCAAAATCTCAGTTACTACATAATCCTGCTCCTTCTCTTTGAACTCAGATCTGTTGATCAGGTATGGATTCTTGAATAGCTTCGTGCTGAATTTCGGTTATTATTGCCATTATTTTTGGTAAACTTTTGAGTTTTGTGGGCTCTGTTTCAAGATTTGGATGCATATCTCTTCGAAATGTTTTTTGAATGCTCGATCTATGTTTTGTTCGTCCTTTGGAACGTCGAAATCACATGCTTTTGGTGCGAAATCACAGTGATAATGGTTTTGCGTAGGTTGACTTTTTTACCGTTTTGTTTATGCGGTGTTTTGGGATTCTTGTGTATAGGGTTTTTACGTCACTAGATTTCTAATTGGTCTTTTGTTCAGGAAAATTTTGGGTTTTGTAGTTTGTGTTATTGGCCACTGGGAACCTTTAGTCCTGACCACCTCATATTGTGTTCTTGGGGAGGAACGATCCCCTATTAGGGAGAATACATGTAAAATTTGTAGACTTTCTTATATGGCGGCGTGTGCCTAATTCTCACCGGCTGGTTTTGCGAGAGAGGTGGAGACTCTTCTAGTGTCAAGTTTCtgtttattgtttttaatgaaacCGGGTGGAGATAAAGGAGATTCGAGCTTTTATCTTATCTTGAGCTTTCGTGATTCGCTTCTTGCCCAGTGGATTTTTGTGGTATTTGTAGTTGAAATCTTGTTTGGTGATGGAATCATTTTGACTTCTCTATGTAACTTGGTAAATTTGCTACATTTTGTGTTAAAGTGACCAAAACAGTTTGTTCAGGATTCTTTTGAGGCTAATCTTATTGATAGAAATTGGCTGACTGGTATCATGTTTGCATCATTTGTTTGTTGTTTACGTTTTTGGTTATGCATCATGGTTTTTGTGCTTGATGGTTTCACATTTTTGTTTGGTGGCAGAAGAACTAACATTTTTCCCTTCTCTTTTTTGAGATGGCTTTCTGGTCATCATCATACCAAATGCAGGTACAGTTGTGTTTATGGATGCCAAGAAATTTATGCAGTTGCTTGAGGAGAAACAAAAGAGAGTATTGGCCAAGAAAGAAGCCCCTCTGAAATGGGAACAGAAACTTGAAGCTGCTGCTGCAACACGTAGAGCTGATACTGAAGTGAGAGAAAGGAAAACAAAAGTTTCCAAGCACAAAAGGAGATCAGTTTCAATCTCAGATAGTTATAGTGATTCTGATACTGATAGTCAGAGCCATGAACGGAGGAGAAAGAGAACCAAGAAATACCACAAGAGGCAAACGAAGCACAGCCATTATGACTCTGGTGACCATGAAAAGAGGAAGGACAAGAGAAGGAAGCTAAAGAGACGATCTTCTGGTTCTGATGATAGCAGTGATGAATATGACAGTGATTCAGAAGAGGATAGGAAGAAGACACACCATAAGAGACAGAGGTATGTTTCAAGCACCGAATATGGTGCTTCGGACCCTTCTAGTGACGAAGATGATAATCCTGTCGGAAGAAGGAGCCATTCCCGGCATCGCAGACATCATCGAAGAACAAATTCGAGCCTTACAGATTCTTCAAGTGGTGATGATGATGTCCAGAAAAGTAGCCATGCGAAGCACACTAAGCAGCACAAACGATCACACTTCTCCATACATCATCAACTGTCTCATAGCCATGAGTACTCATCAGACTCTGACGGACACAGACATGGCAGAAGAAGCAGATCTGTGGATAAATCATGcgatgatgataatgatgatgGAAAAAGTAGAATAGAGAAGAAAAAGAACTGCAGTCGTCGACGCAGTCACCACCACCACCGGAATGGGAATAGCCACTCGGACAAGCTGCCACCAGAGAATAATGTGGCATCACCGCAGTTAAATCAAAATGGCAAACATCTTGAAAATGATTCTGGAGAGCCTGATCTGAATGGCCATGCGCTATACTTGTCCACATATCAGTTAAAATCATCAGGCTCTCAGATTTCCTTGGCGTTTTCTGCTAGGGGGTATTCTTAAAATTTGACAATGATTGCTCGTCTGTTGGACTGCTGCTACTACACGAGTATATGGAAGAATGtgtcttgaaccatgttgaacTTCATTTGTGGTTGCTAGTTTTGTGAACATTGTCTATGAAAGTACCAAAATTTCATATTTCGATTTTTTTGGTTATGAAAACATAAAAATTACAggtgaaaaaaaataattttttaaaaattattgttcGTCTTAAAAGcctattatgatattttttcatACCAAAAACACAGAAGGATGAAATGAATTATTATTCCCAAAAGCCTGTCAACTTAATCTTGACATGAATacgttaaaaacaattattaagtattattttttaaaacaatttgatAAGTAGTAAAACATAATTTATTGTGTAAATAGTTTCATTTTGTTTTAGTAAAACATTCGTAAGATTAGATTAAGTCTAATTTCAtgaaaaaatttagaaaatgatgcaatttatataaatattaattgaaattattttgtttttttactaATTTTGGATTTTTGGTAGGTCGGATGCGTCGAGTCCCACCTGAAGCCGATTATTTTTACGGGTCATCAAACTGACATTTTGCTAATAATAAATCAGTAAGATTATCATATCTTTAATTATCACTTATTAAAAAGaactaatttttaaaattttgaattttatcaatgaaagcattaattaattaaatgaattataaatcaagaaaacaacaTTTGGATAAgaaaacttttaatttgagtttaCACTAAGCTTTGTCAACAATTTTTCACATGTTGAACTAACCATACGCAGATTAGTCGGTACCAAATAAGAAAAAAGATTCACAGCGAACACATCAAATATTCAAACGAATAAAATTAAGCAAAAATATACAACGCCATTGCGTCGTGAACTTCCTTTGTTATGTCAACAAACGAGGGCCGGCTAGGTATTCTCAACGTGACCCGGCTCATATGAAACGGGAACACGGATACATTCAGAAAATATGGTCCCAAGGGTAAAACAGAAGAATTCTTGATGTTGGCATGCCCAAGAATTAACTTATTTTGGCTAGGGAAGGACAAAGGAAGCTGTGAAAGGTTAGATGTATCTAAGCAGAAGACTCCTTGGCAATCTTCTCTGCCTTGGCGATGACCTCTTCGATTCCTCCAACCATGTAAAAAGATTGTTCTGAAAGATCGTCATATTTTCCGTCCAAGACTCCCTGTTGTAAGCAATAAAACGTGTCATCGTGCCAACTTGTGCCAGTAATAGACGACaggataattcaaataatgataggaaaaggaaaaaaaaggctGTTGGGGTACTGGATATCATCATATTGATCAGAAAGCTTCGCAAGGGATAaacaaaaatccaaaaaaaaaaaaaacattgagGCACATTAATTAAAGTAAACAAAGATTGCATTTGGATCAAAGACTTAAACTTGACAGATGAATAAAAGGAGTGGAGTTCAAACTACTTAAATGACGAAAATTTCAAACATATTGTAAAAAATGACATAACTTCGTGGATAACGATTGGAAACTCATAAGCAAAATACAAACAATCAGAACATAATTGTAacaatttgaaattttgagtTTCAAATCATTCGGTCAAGACAACCCCGGACTGCATTTGAAACAGCTACTTTAAATTTGAGAAACGAGGATTTCAAATTACTCTAATTTGAGAGGTTAGAATGATTGTACTACGATAAAACAACTAAAGATCTTAAGGTTGCATTTAGCTCAATGAATTTGGATTTGATCAacaatttgaaattttgagtTTCAAATCAGTCAATCAAGCCAACCCCAGACTGCATTTGAAACAGCTACTTTAAATTTGAGAGAacgatttgaaatttggatttcAAATTACTTTAATTTGAGAGGTTAGAATCATCCTACTACGTTAGAACTAAAGATCTGAAGGTTGCATTTAGCTCAACGAATTTGGATTTGATTAACAGATGTAAAAGATGGAATTCAAACGCCTTCAATTTCAgggaatttaaaataaattagaatgacTTGAAAAAGTAGTAATCGAATCTAAAATCTAATTTAAATATGAAGTCAATAATTTTggatttcaaatcaatcaatCCAAACAATCCATACAAAATTAGTTTGATCACCAAATCCAACGATACCTTAAAATACAATTAACTCAAATCATAGATTTTTTAAATCCTTCCACGCAAATGCAGTCCAACCATTTCGGGAGGAATTGACATTCTAGTAAATGAATAAGAAACTGAAGCTCGTTTAAGAAACCAGTTCACTTCAGAAATAATACAAAATTTCAAATCCTCAAAACAAAGCACTTGTCTAGACACATCCCGCACAATAGTCAgcatttgaaataaaattattcaattctgttatctgaattgattgtgTTTGTTTGGGTGTTTTTGAACTCCATATATTTAAGCAAAATAATATATCTGGGTGATGCATGATAATGGATTCTCAAATCCTTCCCAAATGAGACCATTAGAAATCCATCTCTCATTTCCTTGCTTAACTCCAAATTCTCATATCAGAATGCAACCTTGGTGATATCATGTACGAGTGTCGTAATATAGGCAAGTTCAttgaaaattgcaaattaagCATTCATGAAAACAGTAAATTCCCCAGGatgaaaattgcaaattaagCATTCATGAAAACAGTAAATTCCCCAGGATGagattcaaataaattttaccTGGAAGCTGGTGACGCTCTCTTTCAACTCTACATACTTTCCAGGGGCACCAGTGAAAACTTCTGCAACATGGAAAGGCTGGCTCAAGAACCGTTGAATTTTACGAGCACGTGCAACAGTCAATTTGTCATCCTCACTAAGCTCATCCATTCCAAGAATGGCAATAATATCTTGAAGATTCTTGTAGTTTTGGAGGACTTTCTGTACGCCTCGAGCTGTGTTGTAGTGATCCTCTCCCAGAATGTGTGGGGAAAGCATACGAGATGTTGAGTCCAGAGGATCGACGGCAGGATAGATACCAAGCTCAGAAATCTAATCGAAATAGTAACAAGAATAGCAATATTCAAAAAATGAATTGTTATATTCTGCTTCTTTGACGAAATTCAAGAAACTCCATATACCTGTCGAGATAACACAGTTGTGGCATCCAAGTGAGCAAAGGTTGTTGCAGGGGCTGGATCTGTCAAGTCATCAGCTGGCACATAAATGGCTTGGACGGATGTAATGGAACCTTTCTTAGTAGTAGTAATGCGTTCTTGAAGGCCTCCAAGATCGGTAGCCAGCGTAGGTTGATATCCGACGGCAGATGGGATACGCCCAAGCAAAGCAGACACTTCTGAGTTGGCCTGAAAGGGTTTATAATGGTACATATTACCATATGGGACATATGCCACAAACGCAAAGAACTTTTCAAGAATGATCATAAGCACCAAACTTACCTGAGTAAAACGGAAGATATTGTCAATGAAGAGGAGCACATCTTGTCCTTCTGCATCTCGGAAATGTTCAGCCACTGTAAGTCCAGTAAGTCCCACACGAGCACGAGCGCCAGGCGGTTCATTCATTTGACCATAGACAAGGGCACACTTGCTCTCAGCCTAAGAATTCAGTATCCAAAAGAAGAATAAGAAAAAAGGCATGATCAAATTTGATAAAACAATCATGAAACTAGATTCATGCAGACCTGCTTGTCACCTAGCTTAATAACACCACTCTCAATCATTTCCCTGTACAAATCATTGCCCTCTCGAGTACGTTCTCCCACACCAGCAAAGACAGAGAAACCACCTGGCAAAGAAAATAATAGACAGTCAGAGATGCCCGAGAAACAACAGCTAATTACCATATAAATTCATCAAACAAGGGAACAAACCATGAGCTTTTGCAACATTATTAATCAGTTCCATGATAAGCACGGTTTTTCCTACACCAGCACCGCCAAATAAACCAATTTTGCCTCCTCTTTGGTAAGGTGCAAGAAGGTCGACGACCTGGGATAAAAAACACAGTATAGTTTTGCATCGTGATCAAAACTCCAATGTTTGACAAGTACACCATAATAACATCAATTAAGACATAAGTAATCAAACAAAGTTGGCTTGATTATAATTCAGAAAGCACCTTGATACCAGTGACGAGAATTTGTTGCTCTGTTGCTTGCTCCACAAAGGAAGGAGCTTCACGGTGAATTGGTAAAAAGTGTTCAGTGTCTGCAACATAGATCACTCGTTATAAAAGGTGCAACTTTACTTTACCCAAATACATAACAAAACAAATacataaacaaaaacaaaaagaggATAAATTCACTTACTAATATCGCCTCTGTGATCAATTGGCTCTCCGATGACGT includes:
- the LOC142522299 gene encoding ATP synthase subunit beta, mitochondrial, coding for MASRRLLASILRSSAARASRSPFFAAPKPRPLHRPSPAGHFLHRFAAHYATSSAAAATPSAPAPSTGGLSGKITDEFTGQGAIGKVCQVIGAVVDVRFAEGLPPILTALEVLDNQIRLVLEVAQHLGENVVRCIAMDGTEGLVRGQRVLNTGSPITVPVGRATLGRIINVIGEPIDHRGDINTEHFLPIHREAPSFVEQATEQQILVTGIKVVDLLAPYQRGGKIGLFGGAGVGKTVLIMELINNVAKAHGGFSVFAGVGERTREGNDLYREMIESGVIKLGDKQAESKCALVYGQMNEPPGARARVGLTGLTVAEHFRDAEGQDVLLFIDNIFRFTQANSEVSALLGRIPSAVGYQPTLATDLGGLQERITTTKKGSITSVQAIYVPADDLTDPAPATTFAHLDATTVLSRQISELGIYPAVDPLDSTSRMLSPHILGEDHYNTARGVQKVLQNYKNLQDIIAILGMDELSEDDKLTVARARKIQRFLSQPFHVAEVFTGAPGKYVELKESVTSFQGVLDGKYDDLSEQSFYMVGGIEEVIAKAEKIAKESSA
- the LOC142522345 gene encoding uncharacterized protein LOC142522345, which encodes MDAKKFMQLLEEKQKRVLAKKEAPLKWEQKLEAAAATRRADTEVRERKTKVSKHKRRSVSISDSYSDSDTDSQSHERRRKRTKKYHKRQTKHSHYDSGDHEKRKDKRRKLKRRSSGSDDSSDEYDSDSEEDRKKTHHKRQRYVSSTEYGASDPSSDEDDNPVGRRSHSRHRRHHRRTNSSLTDSSSGDDDVQKSSHAKHTKQHKRSHFSIHHQLSHSHEYSSDSDGHRHGRRSRSVDKSCDDDNDDGKSRIEKKKNCSRRRSHHHHRNGNSHSDKLPPENNVASPQLNQNGKHLENDSGEPDLNGHALYLSTYQLKSSGSQISLAFSARGYS